The genomic region TGGGACCCAGGTACCTGGAACTTCGTTAAGAACTTGAAACCCCAAGCGAACAGTCGTATCTTGAATACGGGTAGAGCTCGCACTTCCACTAAAGTTATTCGTCCAAGAGCCAATGAATTCCATCCCCAGTACGGAATTAAAGCCCAGCTGTAAATCTAAGTAGTTATAAATAGACCAGAGATCTGTTTCGTTCTTGATGCTCCAGTCAGAGTCATAAAACCCATACTGATTTTTAACCCCTACTGTAACTTCTAAAGCGGGGTGTGAGGAAGCTGGAGTAATCGCCATTGGAGTAAACAAAGGCCCAGTAAACCACTGATCAAAAGTGGTAGCTTCTGAAAGGTTTTTCTGGAATGAAGTCTGACCGCAAAATAAAGAAATATTCCCCAGGATAAATATTATAAAGAGTTTTTGCTTAAATCGATTGAGCAACGCCATATCTCCGTGTCCGCCCCATGCTACAGATTACCTTCTTGAGCCCAGTTTAAAAATATTTCAATAATATCATTCAGGTTTTGAGACCCGCCAGCTCCTTGAAACTGGCATTTTTTCACATCACACTGAACCCAGTTCTGTTCATTTTTTTCCCAACAAATTTCACTAAAGTTTTTCCCTTCTAAATCTGTATCAACCAAATCTATATTAACTTTCCATCCAGGATTATCCAGCGTATCTATTTTAACTCCAAACTCATGTTCCCAATCACCATCACATTGATCAAGATACCATTTTTGCAATAAATCGAGCGACCTGTTTCTCATATTTACCTTGTTAATTCCCAATCTTTTGGATATCTAATACCCCCTGGGTATTGAGGATCGTGAATATGAGGTGTATTAATATCCATCTTTAATATCTTGTTACGGTGACTTTTTCCTATGCCGTCATATCGCTTCAAGCTTTCCCAAGGCTTTGGATCGTAAGGGTTTGTTTGAGGGTGGAACGTTTCATAATGCGTTACTCTCCTTGAAGAAAGATCTGTTCGAAATACTGTATGTGGACCTTTCGCTTTAGGATTAGGAACAAATCTATTCCTTCTCCCAATTTTTCTATGGGGCAGCTCTTTAGACAATGAAGAGGTTAGCGTTTTATCTGGCAGCTTAAAGGCTGGAAAAGAAAGCTGGCTTGCCCTTCTAATGAGCGCCATACTTCCCATACTGCCTATCAGGCTTATCCCATTGTCTATGTTAGTTGCCATATTATGCGATAGGCTTGTTTTTTGTAAAAGCTGTGTTGTCACGGTGTCTTCAAACTCCCCCGAAATAACCGCGCGCACTCCTGTAATGAAATAATCGAGCCCATGGGCTATAACGAAAAAACCTGCGGGAGCTGCTAGGCCACCAGAACCAACAGCAAGTGTCCCTCCAATGGTCATCTCTGTGAGGCCGCCAAAGGCCTGGCATGCTCCTTGGAAACGGGGGTTTTGTAAAATGGCGTTGGCTCCAGATGCTATGTGATTAAGGGTACCTGAATGATAAGCTCTAAAGTGGGGCGGCATTACAGCCTCTCCATAGAGATCGAAGGTGAGATGGGGGTTGTTGAGGAGGAACTGGTAGAGGTTGGGACCCTCGGAGAAACCCTTGGGATCGGGTGAGAGCCAGCGGCCGGTTTGGGGATCATAGAGACGACGGCCAAATTGAACAAGATGGAAGATGTGCCTCTTGGATTGGTAGCGCCAGGGGTTCAGATCTGAGTGAGACCTTTCCTCTCCGAAGGCTGTAAAGTGGTAACTCTCTTTTTGGGGACCGAAAAAAGTTCCCCAAAGGGATGGGGCATCTTGGGGCTCGATCGAAATGATGTTGCCAAAGAAGTCATGGGTAGGAAAATAAATGTTTTGGTTGAGCTCAAGGGCAATAGTGGCTCCGATCTCGGCTCCTTGGCCCTGGCCAAGGATGCGGAGCTGGTGGGGATAGATCCCAAGCTCGCATTGGTCGTCATAGAGAAGGGGCTTGGGCGTTTGGGGTACCCATTGCTGGTACTGGTAGAGGGAGGTGGTGTGGGTGTGGCAACGGCCCCAGGAGTCGTAAGTGAGGGCGAGGGCTTGGGAACCTTTTTCAATACGGATAAGGCGGTCAAGGGCATCGTAGCGGTAGCGGGCGGAATGGTCGGAAAGGGTATTGCCATTAAGATCGTAGTGGTGAGTGGCGATTTGATTGAGATCATTCAGAGGAATAGATCTTTCGTTTTTAGAGGTGCGGTTGTGGTGTGCA from Candidatus Neptunochlamydia vexilliferae harbors:
- a CDS encoding immunity 53 family protein, which gives rise to MRNRSLDLLQKWYLDQCDGDWEHEFGVKIDTLDNPGWKVNIDLVDTDLEGKNFSEICWEKNEQNWVQCDVKKCQFQGAGGSQNLNDIIEIFLNWAQEGNL